TGCTGGTGCGAATCGTGCCAAGCCTTCGAACCATTCGTCCGCATAACGGTGAAAATGCCGACTTATTAAATCGTTATTTATGGATTTGGTTTTTAGTGGTTCTGGTACTGTTCAGTGTCGCCAGCACCAAATTACCCCACTACATTTTGTACGGTGTCACGCCACTGGTTATCCTGATGGCACGTTATCGTCATTGGCTGAAAAGCCGCATTCTGACGCTGATCTTCCCGTCACTACTGTTTGCACTGTTTGCTGCATTGCCATTGTTGATACCAACGATTATCGATGGTTTGACCAATCCGATTGAAATTGCAGCAGCCAATCGCGCTGCAGAATATATCAATCAGGATTTCGCCATTCTCGCCACGCTCACCTGGATCATATCCGCAGCTCTGATCTTATGGCCGCGCATCAGTCCGTGGTTCTCACTGGTACTAACCGGCGCGCTGCAATCGGCCTTTGTCTGGTTTGTGTTTGTACCCGCTATCAGCGAAGCCCAACAGCGACCTGTGTGGGAGGCAGCTCAGTTTGCTAAAACACTGGAACAGCCGATTGTTACTCAATCCATCGATATGCCGAGTTTTAACGTTTACCTCGATAAGTGGACTGAACGCCGCCGACTGAAACCCGGTGAAATCGGTTACGCCCGCGAAGACCGTTTGAGAGACACTGGAGATATCGACGTGCTGTTCCAATCAGGTCCGATCATGATTATTCGACGCCGAGCAGCGGGAGAAAATGCATCAGATGCCATCCATGCACAATAGAATCATGTTGCTAAAACCGGCTTTGCTTGCAATTGCCGCAGTGATGTTCATTGCGGCCGCTTTCATTGCAGCCACCGATTCGAACAAGGCAATATTTCTCAGCTGGAACGTCGCGGGCTCGGCTTTGCACCCTGCCATCTGGACCAACCTGACGCTGATGGCAGATACCTTGTGGGCCATTGCGCTGCTGCTGGCGGTTGCGGTTTATCGTCCGAGATTGCTGACTCAGTCTTTGTTGTTACTCATTATTGGCGGTATCACCGTTCATATTTTTAAACAAAGTCTTAATCTGCCACGACCGCCAGCTGTATTAGAAGCGAGTAGCTTTAACCTGATTGGTCCGGCCCTGAAGAATGAGAGTTTTCCTTCAGGTCACGCCTTCACAGCGCTCAGCTGCGCCACCTTACTTGCATTAAATACGCTGCGACCTGCGTTAATCGTGTTTATCATGATCGCGGGTGTTTTGGCTGCACTCAGCCGTGTCATGGTTGGTGCACATTGGCCGGTCGATATTTTAACCGGTGGTGGTGCCGGCATTGTGATGGCTGTTTTCTGTAGCTATCTGGAAAGCCATTGCAAAACATTTGAGGCACATGGCTGGAAATTTGCGAGTATTCTCTTATTAACATTAGCGACGGTCGCACTGGCGTTTCACGAAGACCGATATCCTCACACACAAGTACTGGGAGTAATGACCAGCTTGACCGCCCTGATCATTGCCGGGCGTCAATTCTGGATACCATTTTTCCGTCTGCTAAAGCGTTCCAGATAACTCGTCCATGGCCCTGTTTCATCAGGGCTGTGGGACACAGGGATAATGTTCAGGAACCGAACAAATCGAAGGCAATACCGCCGTCATCTCCTTGATCGAGCCAGCCTTTTGGTTTGGAAAACGTCTGTTCCATTTGTTGCGCCAGTGAATCGGGGATTTTACGTTTAGCACCGTCTCCAATCATAGCCTCGAGCTTAACCTCATCCACTCCCAAACAAGCCGCCATCGTTTCGACATCCAGCGCATTTTCCAACATCAACTCCTGAACACGCTGCCAGCGTACACCTTTTTCAGCCATTTCGAATACAACCTTTAACCTTTGATTAACAACCTGATGTCAATAATATTTTTCTTTATGCCTCTTCCACCACTGCTATATAGTGGGGCGCAGAAATATTAGTTGAAGCTGAAATATTACCTCAATCTTTCACTAATATGCTGGCAAGAATTTAAAAAACACAAGTTGAGATTTGATATGCGTCGAGTAGTTGTTACAGGTATGGGCATCGTAGGTTGTCTGGGCAACAATAAAGAAGAAGTCTTGGCTTCACTTCAGGCTCAGCGCTCTGGTATTTCCTTCCAGCCTGAATATCAGGAAATGGGGTTTCGCAGCCATGTTGCCGGCAAACCGAATATTGACCTTGCGGAACATATTGATCGTAAATTAAAACGCTTCATGGGCGATTCGGCCGCTTACACCTATTTGTCGATGAAAGAAGCCATTGAGGACGCAGGTCTGCCCGAAGACGTTGTCAGTCATCCACGTACCGGACTGGTCGCAGGCTCCGGTGGTGCTTCCTCTTCAGACATTGTTGAGGCCGTTGATATCTTGCGTGAAAAAGGTATCCGGAAAGTGGGCCCTTATCGTGTTACCCGTACCATGGGTTCCACCGCATCAGCAAACCTGGCAACTCCGTTCTCAATTAAAGGAGTGAACTACTCCATGACTTCCGCTTGTGCGACCAGTGCACATTGTATTGGCCACGCAATGGAGTTGATTCAATGGGGCAAACAAGACGTCGTATTCGCTGGTGGCGGCGAAGAAGAGCACTGGAGCCTGAGTGCACAATTTGACGCAATGAGCGCACTATCCAGTAAATACAACGACACGCCGGAACGCGCCTCACGCGCGTATTGCTCCACCCGCGACGGCTTTGTGATTGCCGGCGGCGGCGGCATGCTGGTACTGGAAGAATATGAACACGCGATAGCACGCGGTGCGACCATTTACGCCGAATTGGTCGGCTATGGCGCAACGTCCGATGGAGCAGATATGGTTGCTCCCTCAGGTGAAGGAGCGGTGCGCTGCATGCAAATGGCACTTGAAATGGCTGGCAATCCGGAAATTGATTATCTGAATACTCACGGCACCAGCACCCCGGCCGGTGACATTACAGAACTCAAAGCGGTTGGCGAAGCATTCGGTGAACAACGTCCAGTCATCAGCTCGACTAAATCATTGACTGGCCACTCTCTCGGTGCTGCCGGTGTACAGGAAGCGATCTACAGCTTACTGATGCAACAACATGGCTTTATTACCGGCAGCGCCAACATCGAGGCCCTCGATGAAGGTAGCGAAGGATTTACCATCGTTACTGAAAACCGTGAAGCCCGGCTAACCACCGTAATGTCGAACAGCTTTGGGTTTGGTGGTACCAACGCCACCCTGATTTTTAAGGCCATTTGATTATTAAAGGAGTGTCAAAATTGCGGTGATGGCGTTGTTCACTTACCGCAAAAAATGACATACTCAGGCGCTGTACCAGGCATTAGTTGTTTTCAGGAAGAAACGCTGCTAACACACGTCGGCAGCTAACTTTCAGCGGAGCCAACACCGCCCCAGAAAAATGAATGCCAACTCAATATTTATAGTTTTTTTCCGGTCAACCCCGTTTCATCTGACTTTGGTTGATCTCGCTTTGGCACAGTATGGATTTAGTTACAATGACAGATAAACAGGCAAACAATTCTCTCGACAATGAACAGGCCCATATTGATCAGTTGTTTCTGAAAGCAGAACAACTTTCTGCTGACTTTTCTCTTTTCCCGGAGTTTGAAGACAACCCGATCGATCACACAGTAAAAGGTTTAATTGCACCGGAACGGTGTGACAACGAACGCGAACGCTTGTCGGGTTTAAACATCGACGATTATATCGAACAGGTTGTTGCACCGAGCGAGAATAATCAGCGCGTGGGTGCCAAGGCTATTGTTCAGCATCTCATTCTGCGCACGATTACCGAACTTGAAGACGGCCCACTCTATACCTGCGAAGCGGATATGGACTTCAATGGCAAGATTCGCCGGGTTGGTTTTATTTGTCAGAACCGTGAACACAATAACGGCGTATGGGGTCCGCAGCACCACAATAAGGCAGCAGAACAAGTTCGGGCTTTTGCTCAGCGTGCGATGCCTATTGTTACATTTATCGATACTCCAGGAGCCGATGCCGGAGAGGCAGCCAATGCAGGTAATCAGGCGCATTCGATTTCTCACCTGATTACTGAAATGGCCAATAACGATGTGCCAACGCTCGGTATTATCTGGGGAGCAGGATATTCGGGGGGTGCGATTCCGCTGGCGACAACC
The Saccharospirillaceae bacterium genome window above contains:
- a CDS encoding phosphatase PAP2 family protein gives rise to the protein MHNRIMLLKPALLAIAAVMFIAAAFIAATDSNKAIFLSWNVAGSALHPAIWTNLTLMADTLWAIALLLAVAVYRPRLLTQSLLLLIIGGITVHIFKQSLNLPRPPAVLEASSFNLIGPALKNESFPSGHAFTALSCATLLALNTLRPALIVFIMIAGVLAALSRVMVGAHWPVDILTGGGAGIVMAVFCSYLESHCKTFEAHGWKFASILLLTLATVALAFHEDRYPHTQVLGVMTSLTALIIAGRQFWIPFFRLLKRSR
- the fabB gene encoding beta-ketoacyl-ACP synthase I is translated as MRRVVVTGMGIVGCLGNNKEEVLASLQAQRSGISFQPEYQEMGFRSHVAGKPNIDLAEHIDRKLKRFMGDSAAYTYLSMKEAIEDAGLPEDVVSHPRTGLVAGSGGASSSDIVEAVDILREKGIRKVGPYRVTRTMGSTASANLATPFSIKGVNYSMTSACATSAHCIGHAMELIQWGKQDVVFAGGGEEEHWSLSAQFDAMSALSSKYNDTPERASRAYCSTRDGFVIAGGGGMLVLEEYEHAIARGATIYAELVGYGATSDGADMVAPSGEGAVRCMQMALEMAGNPEIDYLNTHGTSTPAGDITELKAVGEAFGEQRPVISSTKSLTGHSLGAAGVQEAIYSLLMQQHGFITGSANIEALDEGSEGFTIVTENREARLTTVMSNSFGFGGTNATLIFKAI